From the genome of Pradoshia eiseniae:
TGGTAGGCTCCTTGCCCAGGATAATGTTTTCAGTAACCGTGAAGGTATCTACCAGCATAAAGTGCTGATGGACCATCCCAATCCCCAAATCATTAGCGATATTCGGGCTAGTGATTTTCACCTCTTCACCGTTTACTTTAATTTGACCCTTTTCGGGTTGGTACAAGCCGAACAAAACATTCATTAATGTCGATTTTCCGGCACCATTTTCTCCTAGCAACGCATGAATTTCCCCTTGTTTCACTTGCAGGGTTATATTGTCATTCGCCACTATGCCTGGGAACTCTTTACGGATGTTTAACATCTCAATAACGTAGTCCACGGATATTCACTCCTTTTATATTCCATGAAGATTCATAAGTAAGATGGCAAAAGAAAAGCAACCCATCCCTTCCTTGCGCTACCTTTCCTTTGCCATTTTTCCTTAGAGGTCTGATGTCAGACAGTCATATGCAAGGCTATTGAAGAGGGATAAGGATGAATATGCCCTTATCCCTTCAACATTTGCCATATTATTTTAAGAATTCATCAAGTTCTTTATCTGTTGCCGGAACTTTGATTTCACCATTCTTGATTTTTTCTTTATATTCGTCAACAGATTTGATCATATCTTCCGATAAATTGTCTGTTGTAGGAGCGATATCTACCCCATCAGCATCAAGACCAAATTCAACGACTTCACCGCCAGGGAAGTTACCTTCTTTTGCATCTTTAGCTACTTGCTGAACTGCAAGGTCAACACGTTTAACCATTGAAGTCAATGTAACGTTCATGTCAGTTCCATCGATAACGCCTTCAGGTGCTTGGTCTTTATCCACACCGATTACCCATACTTCTTTGTCTGGATCATTTTTCTTGATGTTTTTCGCTTCTGTAAAGACACCATTACCAGTTGCGCCAGCAGCGTGGTAAATGACGTCGATGCCTGATTTGTACATAGCTTCTGCAGTTGCTTTACCAAGGGAAGCATCACTGAAGCTTCCAGTGTATTTCACTTGTACGTCTGCTTCAGGTTTTACAGATTTAACACCTGCTCTGAAACCAATTTCGAATTTCTTAATAAGTTCACTTTCCACTCCGCCAACAAATCCAATTTTATTAGATTTTGTTTGCATACCAGCAATCACACCAACAAGGAAAGAACCTTCATGCTCTTTGAAAGTAATGCTCGCCACGTTATCAGCATCAACTACTGAATCTACGATTCCAAATTGACTGTCTGGATTTTGTTCTGCAGCTTCTTTAACCGCACTTTCCAGCAAGAAACCAATACCGTAGATCAAATCATAATTTTGACGAACCAATTGGTTTAGGTTTGTCGTATAGTCAGCATCTGATTCAGATTGCAGGTAGTTGTATCCGTCCTTACCTTTTTCCAATCCATTCTCTTTACCGAAAGCTTGCAAACCTTCCCACGCTGATTGGTTAAACGATTTGTCATCAACGCCACCAGTATCCGTGACCATTGCGACGGTGAAATTATCTTTCTCTGAATCACCTTCATTACTGCTATCGTCATTGTTTCCACAAGCGCCAAGGATAGTTCCTGCAGCCAATACGAGAGACAGCGCCAATCCAAATTTGCGTTTCTTCAAGTTCTTAACCCCCTACTATTTTTTTGGGTAGTAGTTTTTTAGTATAAGCCTCTTCATATTCTCTTACGCAGAATATGGAAATGAAACTTATCAGATCTAAAAAAGTTGGCAGAGTGGAGATATGGTTTGTCCTGACTGTCGAAATGAGTTTGTTTCAATAACAAGAGTGCGGTTTCCGGACTGCAATTCAATAGAGGTGATACCTTATCGTCGTAGCCGATAGGTTCAATATCAGCCACCGCATATGTAATTTGTACATTTGCCTTCTCTTCCAGCAAGGCCAGCAAGGATTCTTTTTGAAAGAATACCTCATTAGATAGCACACTCACAGGGATTTTATCTTGGCAAAAAACAACTGGATCCCCATTTGCTGTCCTGACCCGTTCTATTACTAGAAACTCCTCGTCTTCCCTACAGTTGAACCTTTTCATATCTTCTTCCGTTGCACCCTCAGTGGATGAAGAAAGAAATATGGTTCCTGGGGTCATATTCGCTTCACGAATCATGTCAGTAACACTATTAAGCTGTTCGATCCCTGAGGTAAATAATGGTGTTGCATTCACGAAAGTGCCCACACCGTGCCTGCGTATGATCACCTTATCTTCTTCAAGGACTCGAAGGGCTTCTCTCAAAGTGGCTCGGCTAACACCAAGTTTTTTGGCCCAAGCAAACTCTGAAGGCAGCTTTTCATGTTCCATATAGACACCCGATGCAATATCTTGTCTAATCTTGTCGATTACCTGCAGATACAGCTGCCGGTTGTCCTGTTTAATAGACATGTTATTTCCCCCAGTTATATATTTCCTGCTCATTTAAAAGGTACAAATCTACTATCCAATCATAATTTATCATGGATTTTGTGAGAAATAAATAGGTTTGCCTAAAATATAAATAAGACACACTTGTCGAATCATCTATTTCCAAGCTAAATAATTCTACAAACCGCGTAATATCAATGTTTTTTCAACAAAGAGACTTTCGGCAAATAGAAAAGATTATATTTTTTAAATTTTCTATCTATTACATTTAGTGTAACCTATTGAAAGTGTTTTCATGAAATATTGGTTATCCTATTCACTCCAATAGATTAAAGAATCCCCATGCATCTCCAAGTGGCCATCTCCTGAACTCCCGAATAAGCATAATAATGCGCTTCATGAAATACTAGTTTGGTTGATTAATTATATATCAAAATAACTATTTACTATTTTTGTTTTATCCATTTGCCTTCATTCCGCATACATCCATTGAAAAAAGAACGATTCATACTATTACTGCGATTAGACACCTAAATGAATGATAGTCCATTCTTTTCTCATGGACCCACTTAGGTATTTTCAACATAAAAAGCAGACAAACCCTTAAAAAGCAAGGTTTGTCTGCCATCCATCCCCGGTTTATCTTTGCCAAACGGTACCTTATTTCATGAATGCATCTAGTTCTTCTTGAGTAGAAGGAACTTTAATTTCACCATTCTTAATTTTTTCTTTGTACTCATTCACTGCATTAATCATATCGTCTGTTAAATTGTCGGTTGTAGGTGCAATGTCAACACCGTCTTCTTTAAGGCCGAACTCAACCGTTTTTCCGCCCGGGAATTTGCCATCCTTCGCATCAGCTGACACTTGTTGAACAGCCA
Proteins encoded in this window:
- a CDS encoding BMP family lipoprotein, whose translation is MKKRKFGLALSLVLAAGTILGACGNNDDSSNEGDSEKDNFTVAMVTDTGGVDDKSFNQSAWEGLQAFGKENGLEKGKDGYNYLQSESDADYTTNLNQLVRQNYDLIYGIGFLLESAVKEAAEQNPDSQFGIVDSVVDADNVASITFKEHEGSFLVGVIAGMQTKSNKIGFVGGVESELIKKFEIGFRAGVKSVKPEADVQVKYTGSFSDASLGKATAEAMYKSGIDVIYHAAGATGNGVFTEAKNIKKNDPDKEVWVIGVDKDQAPEGVIDGTDMNVTLTSMVKRVDLAVQQVAKDAKEGNFPGGEVVEFGLDADGVDIAPTTDNLSEDMIKSVDEYKEKIKNGEIKVPATDKELDEFLK
- a CDS encoding GntR family transcriptional regulator, yielding MSIKQDNRQLYLQVIDKIRQDIASGVYMEHEKLPSEFAWAKKLGVSRATLREALRVLEEDKVIIRRHGVGTFVNATPLFTSGIEQLNSVTDMIREANMTPGTIFLSSSTEGATEEDMKRFNCREDEEFLVIERVRTANGDPVVFCQDKIPVSVLSNEVFFQKESLLALLEEKANVQITYAVADIEPIGYDDKVSPLLNCSPETALLLLKQTHFDSQDKPYLHSANFFRSDKFHFHILRKRI